In the genome of Raphanus sativus cultivar WK10039 chromosome 9, ASM80110v3, whole genome shotgun sequence, the window NNNNNNNNNNNNNNNNNNNNNNNNNNNNNNNNNNNNNGAgatagctttctaatggaagtgggtCTCAAGTCATTTGGAGCTGTATTGGagagttatgatcaatctactggaggcatatcaaTACTCGAACACAGTACGCCTGGGAGCGGGGTGACGGAGCGGGGTTACGACCCCGCTGTGTATCCAGAGCGGGGTGACGGAGCGGGGTTACGACCCCGCCGGGTTTACACAGAAATGGAGGAAAAACGGCTGGAGCGGGGTTGTGACCCGGGTACGGAGACCCCGCTGCGTGTATCACTTGgtcgtttttatgatttttaagggGGTTTTTTAGACTTTTCTATTGGTACCATTAGGTTTCAAAAGACCATATAAATACTCTTGTAAATCCCAAATTAGGGAATGAActctttttctctcaaaaacacatttgtaaaccttgaagaaagcttggatctttgatcctttttcatcttattttctttgtgtttgttggATTATCTTATTCACTAACATGTTTAACCTTGAATCATCTTTGGTTTTTGGGTtaatcatgtctattagtgagtagatctatttaggattcatgggctagggtgattaagggtgattagtgaagatctaggtGTGTTTAGTGTTAAGTTAATCTACTTCTTtccttgcttgttgagggttctcaatgctattttggtcttggatcatactaaaatagatccttaggcatttcctgcccgaaaggtgtatgatgaaatgcctgaaaccaactcttcaatgcttttaatgcactttgccaaagagatttgttgttaaaggtgttaagattgttagtagacttgttctccatgattgctttagtaacatttcaaccaaagggatttgatgcttgagttgctttagcaaatgaacattcatctagggatagagcttgtttagtattgtgtctaggcataaggaaagtgcttgattgatagcttgtcacctttagattggatctacatcacccaagatcaaatgcctagccccatgagtccacttgcttcatattgagaaagaaagtttactcttttattgcatttctagtctagttttagttcacttcacttcactcaattggttgcgcttagattaagcatagacttgcattccctttgcattagaatcacttaggattggttcgacaatcttttacacTACAACATTTGGTTAGggacccttgaaaagtcctagcatcaaattggcgccgttgccaagttctattgtgattttgacattgggatttagtcatttgcttgagactaagtcatttttattattattgtgatattggctctgctttttcctctttcttttttatttcaggtgtatgaacttgagaagtagagggactacaaacctcactcctctagtaccagacatccgggctttggaaagagagaatacaagaaaaaggagagaagaggagcaataggctcatttcaacagattgtgttttgatatggctcaccatcagaaccagaatcaagatggagagatccctttgggagctgcccaagagggaaatggtcaaggagctgccaaccttcgaccacagcacccacagcgccaagctcgcGCTATTGGAACCTATGATCGCCCTCACATTCATGGTCATATGTTGGGAATCATAGCACCTGCTGtagagaacaacaactttgagatcaagtcaggactgctcaacaccattgagaacaacaagtatcatggtcttgCTACTGAAGATCCTTTTGACCACTTGGACAAGTTTGATAGCTACTGTGGTTTGTCCAAGACCAATGGAGTGTCAGAAGATGCTTTGAAGCTCAAGCTCTTTCCTTTCTCTCTGGGAGACAAGGCAagacagtgggagaagtctctccCAAGCGACTCTATCACTACTTGGGATGAGTGCAAGGAAGCCTTTCTAGACaagttcttctccatctccaggACAGCTAAGATCAGGAATGAGATCTCTGGGTTTCAGCAGAGAAACTTAGAAAGTTTCAGTGAAGCATGGGAGAGGTTCAAAGGCTACCAAGCTCATTGCCCACACCATGGCTTCTCCAAAGAAAGCTTGTTGAGTACCTTCTACAGGGGAGCTATACCACAGTGTAGAAACAGACTTGTTACAGCCAGCAATGGATTCTTCTTGGGCAGAAACGAGgtggatgcagaggagctgatAGAGAACATGGCCAAGAGTGACTCAGTATACAGTGAGGATCATGATAGAATCAACAGAAGTGATGATCAGCAGACCAAGAAAGAGCTCAAGTCTTTGGAAGAGAAGCTGGACCTACTTCTTGCCAACAAAGCTAAGCTGGATCAGATGAAATCAGTTGGggaacagcaacaacaacaggtTGCTGAGATCAAGAAGATTGATGGCTTGGAAGGACATGAAGAGGTGTGCTTTATAAACAACAATGGAACTTGGTATAGGAAAGAGCCCAACTTTCAATACCAAAACAACTACCAGCAAAAGCCCCTCTACAACAACCAACAAGGTGGTTATCAGAGCAACCAGCCTACTCAAGCTAGAGGAAGCTCTTCTCAAGCTCAAGTTCCAAGTTCAACCACGGAATCTATGTTCAAACAAATCCTAGAAGCTCAAGGAAAATTTGCTAAGGACATTGGAGATGAgttcaaggctgttcatgccaAGATTGATGGAACTTATTCTGACCTCAACAACAAGTACATGCAACTTGCCTCTCACGTCAAAGCTTTAGAGAGCCAGGTTGCTTCCAAGTATTtaatcatgtttgttttgttgattgtgcgtctcatgcattgcattgtacattcatatatgcatagaaaaaccataaaaaaaaaattgaaaattgcataaagaatcatgtagttgcatcacttgcattcttaggattgagtctagatcatATAGATTGCATTCACTTGCATATGGAGCAGCTGTTGATAATGCCTTGTAAAGAACACTTGTTTGCACTGAATTTGACACCCTAATTAAACATATCAAATATCTTAGGCATCTCTTTAAAACCTTGCACGCTTCGAGctttgaaaactcttcttgaaacatgtgcttgcttgatattggcATTGTTCTCGAAACCAGCTCCAACCTGAATCTTGATttaaatgaacttaatctctcttgcatatgggcatttgcatacttgatcatggatctcatacacatttgggttatcttttccgttgtaccactctttgttaacccaaatggcacTCCCTTACCCTAAAACCCTTACCATTCTTTGAAGCCTACAATTATTTGTAT includes:
- the LOC130500219 gene encoding uncharacterized protein LOC130500219, whose translation is MEVGLKSFGAVLESYDQSTGGISILEHSTPGSGVTERGYDPAVYPERGDGAGLRPRRVYTEMEEKRLERGCDPDPFDHLDKFDSYCGLSKTNGVSEDALKLKLFPFSLGDKARQWEKSLPSDSITTWDECKEAFLDKFFSISRTAKIRNEISGFQQRNLESFSEAWERFKGYQAHCPHHGFSKESLLSTFYRGAIPQCRNRLVTASNGFFLGRNEVDAEELIENMAKSDSVYSEDHDRINRSDDQQTKKELKSLEEKLDLLLANKAKLDQMKSVGEQQQQQVAEIKKIDGLEGHEEVCFINNNGTWYRKEPNFQYQNNYQQKPLYNNQQGGYQSNQPTQARGSSSQAQVPSSTTESMFKQILEAQGKFAKDIGDEFKAVHAKIDGTYSDLNNKYMQLASHVKALESQVASKIESRSYRLHSLAYGAAVDNAL